The following are encoded in a window of Pedobacter cryoconitis genomic DNA:
- a CDS encoding heme ABC transporter ATP-binding protein has protein sequence MLTVENITYEINNRTLVKNLSFSMRCGEVVAILGANGAGKSTLLKMLSGEKKNAEGNILLNGKAIHGYASGELAKKRAVLSQHNVVNVDFLVKDIVMMGRYPHYKSSPGKNDRNVVRQTMDVCGVTELEERSILTLSGGEQQRVQLARVLAQIWDCPGALLLMDEPVSGMDLQYQQQTLAIVTALARKDFMVITVLHDINLAAQYADRILMLKNGRKWNDGSPAEVLNTRNVYNIFSIEADVNINRHTLKPFVLPKEVLIDSNKFHSNSHHMSTDNLNTLKETYLSYKNANPGKRIRDVAAALNVSEAELLMTGLGETVTRLNPDFESVLKAVPTLGHVMALTRNEYCVNERKGAYEKISFTPHAGLVLGDDIDLRLFLGSWKHGFAVVEERTTSLQFFDGMGVAVHKIYLTEKSNPDAFKSLVESFTADDQQAAVISRDQQKRPAAGKPDSEIDLAGFQEGWNNMQDTHEFFMLMRKFWVSRIQAMHLAPAGRTKEIAVDTFKGFITECAERQVPVMVFTGNPGCIQIHSGLVTNLLEKGEWFNVLDPEFNLHLRLDGIASVWHVVKPSVDGDINSLEIYDKDGEMIVQFFGKRKPGIPELEQWREVLKLEFA, from the coding sequence ATGTTAACAGTAGAAAATATTACGTACGAAATCAATAACAGGACGCTGGTTAAGAATCTTTCTTTTAGTATGCGTTGTGGAGAAGTGGTCGCTATTCTGGGTGCTAATGGTGCCGGAAAGTCTACTTTACTCAAAATGCTGAGTGGAGAGAAGAAAAATGCGGAAGGAAATATTTTATTGAATGGCAAGGCTATCCATGGTTATGCTTCTGGTGAACTGGCAAAAAAACGCGCAGTGCTCAGTCAGCATAATGTGGTTAATGTAGATTTTCTGGTGAAGGATATTGTGATGATGGGCAGGTATCCGCATTATAAAAGCAGTCCTGGTAAAAATGACCGGAATGTAGTGCGGCAGACTATGGACGTGTGCGGGGTGACTGAACTGGAAGAGCGTTCGATCTTAACTTTATCTGGCGGGGAGCAGCAGCGTGTACAACTAGCAAGGGTACTGGCTCAGATCTGGGATTGTCCGGGTGCGTTACTGTTAATGGATGAACCTGTTTCGGGTATGGATTTACAGTATCAGCAGCAAACACTGGCGATCGTAACCGCATTGGCGAGAAAAGATTTTATGGTGATTACGGTATTACATGATATCAATCTTGCGGCGCAATATGCGGATCGGATATTAATGCTGAAAAATGGGCGCAAGTGGAACGATGGCAGCCCGGCCGAAGTGCTGAATACGAGAAATGTTTATAATATATTTTCAATTGAGGCGGATGTCAATATCAATCGTCATACTTTAAAACCTTTTGTACTTCCAAAGGAGGTACTGATAGATTCAAATAAATTTCATTCTAATTCACATCATATGAGTACTGATAATCTGAATACTTTAAAAGAGACTTATCTGTCTTACAAAAATGCTAATCCCGGAAAAAGAATCCGCGATGTAGCGGCTGCGCTTAACGTAAGTGAGGCTGAACTGCTAATGACTGGCCTTGGTGAAACAGTCACCCGTTTAAATCCTGATTTTGAATCTGTTTTAAAAGCGGTACCTACTCTGGGACATGTGATGGCATTGACACGTAATGAGTACTGTGTGAATGAGCGCAAGGGTGCTTATGAGAAGATTTCATTTACACCGCATGCTGGCCTGGTGTTAGGAGATGATATTGACCTGCGTTTATTCTTAGGTAGCTGGAAACATGGTTTTGCTGTAGTAGAGGAACGCACTACGAGTTTGCAGTTTTTTGATGGAATGGGCGTAGCTGTTCATAAAATCTATCTGACTGAAAAAAGTAATCCGGATGCTTTCAAGAGTTTGGTGGAGAGTTTTACTGCAGATGATCAGCAGGCAGCGGTAATTAGTAGGGATCAGCAAAAAAGGCCTGCTGCCGGCAAACCGGATAGTGAGATTGACCTGGCTGGTTTTCAGGAAGGCTGGAATAATATGCAGGATACGCATGAATTCTTTATGCTGATGCGCAAGTTTTGGGTCAGCAGGATTCAGGCGATGCATCTTGCGCCAGCGGGCAGAACAAAAGAAATTGCAGTAGATACTTTTAAAGGGTTTATTACTGAATGTGCGGAACGTCAGGTTCCCGTTATGGTATTTACTGGTAATCCGGGTTGTATCCAGATCCACTCAGGACTGGTTACTAATTTGCTGGAAAAAGGGGAGTGGTTTAATGTGCTTGATCCTGAGTTTAACCTGCACCTGAGATTAGATGGTATTGCGAGTGTGTGGCATGTGGTGAAACCTTCTGTTGATGGTGACATTAATTCGCTGGAGATCTATGATAAGGATGGAGAGATGATCGTTCAGTTTTTTGGGAAACGCAAGCCTGGTATTCCTGAACTGGAGCAGTGGCGCGAAGTGCTGAAACTGGAGTTCGCATAA
- a CDS encoding HmuY family protein — protein MKTLQDMKHTIRPLLILPVLALFLITSCAKSSDPNPVDPGKPVDPPVSGSVPFYKLQRVENFAAPTDDANPTAPQPTIYFSLENKQATAANLAQTTRWDVAFSGLYNSFMSGNNGKDANNFGNGGAGAGGILILDKPFDQVTEIPADAQFRTGKSLIGTDDSGDFGEGMGWYQYDFAGTKRGDGSYEKQHVAYALPEKRTLVVRTGNGNYAKIKMISCYKDAFTVDKWLRSTPHMFFTFEYVLVPKGSTKFEIK, from the coding sequence ATGAAAACTCTTCAAGATATGAAGCACACAATCAGGCCACTGCTTATTTTGCCTGTCCTCGCACTCTTTCTGATTACTTCCTGCGCTAAAAGCAGCGATCCCAACCCGGTCGATCCGGGAAAACCAGTTGACCCGCCAGTAAGCGGGTCCGTACCCTTTTACAAATTACAACGGGTAGAAAATTTTGCAGCACCAACAGATGACGCAAACCCTACAGCTCCACAGCCTACTATCTATTTTAGTTTGGAAAACAAACAAGCTACCGCCGCTAACCTTGCACAAACTACGCGCTGGGACGTTGCCTTCAGTGGATTATATAACAGTTTTATGAGTGGCAACAACGGTAAAGATGCCAACAACTTTGGTAATGGTGGTGCAGGAGCAGGTGGTATCCTTATTCTGGACAAACCATTTGACCAGGTCACAGAAATACCCGCTGATGCACAGTTCAGAACAGGAAAAAGTTTGATCGGAACAGATGATTCCGGCGATTTCGGAGAAGGTATGGGCTGGTACCAATATGATTTTGCCGGAACAAAAAGAGGCGACGGCAGCTATGAAAAACAACACGTAGCCTATGCCCTGCCAGAAAAACGGACGCTCGTTGTACGCACAGGAAACGGAAATTATGCAAAAATCAAAATGATCTCCTGCTATAAAGACGCCTTTACCGTTGATAAATGGCTAAGAAGCACTCCACATATGTTCTTCACCTTTGAATATGTGCTGGTACCTAAAGGAAGCACAAAATTTGAAATTAAATAA
- a CDS encoding hemin ABC transporter substrate-binding protein, with product MKKISCLFLMITWCLGVYAVVPKRIITLGAALSETTDALGLGKNIVAVDVTTTYPVFLNKLPKVSNNRSVSAEALIAFAPDLVLAPEGTVSKEIQYQLKSAGIRFVSIKQEYSVNGALKFIREVAAALEVTAKGEALAKQTELKVKQSLARIKTTGKPAKVLFIYARGTGVMMVAGKKSSLDALINLSGGKNAIQEFEDFKPYTTEALVKANPDVILMFDFGLTSLGGLNGILKLPGVGQTTAGKNKRIVQMDPALLSNFSVRLDQAITALNEKLTGL from the coding sequence ATGAAGAAAATAAGCTGTTTGTTTTTAATGATTACCTGGTGTTTAGGAGTGTATGCTGTTGTTCCAAAGCGGATTATAACTTTAGGTGCAGCATTGTCCGAAACTACTGATGCCTTAGGTCTTGGGAAAAATATTGTTGCGGTAGATGTGACTACTACTTATCCTGTTTTCCTGAATAAGTTACCTAAAGTGAGTAACAACAGGTCTGTTTCGGCAGAAGCATTGATTGCTTTTGCTCCTGATCTGGTGCTTGCACCGGAAGGAACGGTATCTAAAGAAATTCAATATCAGCTAAAGTCTGCTGGTATCCGCTTTGTCAGCATTAAACAGGAATATTCTGTAAATGGTGCTTTAAAATTTATCCGTGAGGTGGCAGCAGCATTAGAGGTTACTGCTAAAGGAGAAGCATTGGCGAAACAAACGGAATTGAAAGTTAAGCAGTCTTTAGCCCGGATAAAGACAACTGGTAAACCTGCCAAAGTTCTTTTCATCTATGCGAGGGGTACCGGAGTGATGATGGTGGCTGGTAAGAAGTCAAGTTTGGATGCTCTGATTAACTTGTCGGGCGGTAAAAATGCAATTCAGGAATTCGAAGATTTTAAGCCTTACACTACAGAAGCTCTGGTCAAAGCGAATCCGGATGTGATTTTAATGTTTGATTTTGGATTGACAAGTCTTGGCGGTCTCAATGGAATTTTAAAGCTGCCGGGGGTAGGGCAAACTACAGCGGGTAAAAATAAAAGGATTGTACAGATGGATCCGGCATTGTTAAGCAATTTTAGTGTTCGCCTGGATCAGGCTATCACAGCATTAAATGAAAAACTGACTGGATTGTAA
- a CDS encoding HmuY family protein produces MNIKLLKQLLFLPAMLILFTACTKDEIKPQLEDGKSTVINDLPGDVGNTVGSGKEFAPFYFSFKTGAKAELSKKSTTEWDISFTKEYNSYVTPNNAVSNPGSTGKGAMLVVNQAYDQVKEAPSDTEFTNNAIASAGWDSGAGNGWYFYELKTHIAVPVKNRTYILRTAEGKYAKLQMISMYKGAPATVSDLNWPAPYFTFRYFVQQDGSRNLSTKD; encoded by the coding sequence ATGAACATAAAATTACTTAAACAACTTCTGTTCTTACCCGCAATGCTGATCCTGTTCACAGCCTGCACCAAAGACGAGATTAAGCCACAACTGGAAGACGGCAAAAGCACGGTAATCAATGACTTGCCGGGAGATGTTGGCAATACCGTGGGCAGTGGAAAAGAATTTGCCCCCTTCTATTTTAGCTTTAAAACCGGGGCAAAAGCAGAGCTCAGTAAAAAGTCAACTACAGAATGGGATATCTCCTTTACTAAAGAATACAACTCTTATGTGACTCCGAATAACGCAGTCAGTAACCCCGGCAGTACTGGAAAAGGAGCAATGCTTGTAGTCAATCAAGCCTACGATCAGGTTAAAGAAGCACCTTCTGATACTGAGTTTACCAACAATGCAATTGCTTCTGCCGGCTGGGATTCAGGAGCTGGTAATGGCTGGTACTTCTACGAGCTTAAAACTCATATTGCAGTTCCGGTTAAAAACAGAACTTATATTTTACGCACCGCAGAAGGCAAGTATGCAAAACTACAAATGATCAGTATGTATAAAGGTGCCCCTGCTACAGTGAGTGATCTGAACTGGCCAGCTCCTTACTTCACCTTCCGTTATTTCGTACAACAAGACGGCAGCAGAAACTTATCCACTAAAGATTAA
- a CDS encoding BamA/TamA family outer membrane protein: MRKILLSTTLLLSTLHGFGQMKLIKRMLSEDVDTTRKASFMPLPLLRYSQEIGLEFGIGGLYSTYLDKKDTLNRSSNFSTVLSLSTKSTYNVSLKGDVWTKHNAYHLISELRFRSMPFDFFGIGNQTLEANKDRLVQRQIRAFFDVEKNILPFFYTGVSLGFENYNFKDKVPGGIYDTDPAVLGQNGGSVLFLGVSQTYDTRNSNNYPTKGFFGRVSYQYAPNVFGGNDFTGSQIKVVVRNFWPLAKKFVLGVNGIYYTIQSKSTPFYLLPQLGNDEIMRGYYSGRYRDENLLAAQTELRYRYNNRFGLVAFGGGGRVFANGDFSFKQFKPSYGAGVRYFYDPAKGLSVRADYAVGEKRPNEARQSGFYLSLAEAF, translated from the coding sequence ATGAGAAAAATTTTGCTTTCCACCACCCTATTGCTCTCAACGCTTCATGGATTTGGACAAATGAAACTGATCAAACGTATGTTATCAGAAGATGTAGATACAACCCGCAAAGCGAGTTTTATGCCACTTCCTCTGCTAAGATACTCTCAGGAGATAGGTTTGGAATTTGGTATCGGCGGTCTTTACTCTACCTATCTTGATAAAAAAGACACTTTGAACCGTAGTTCTAATTTTTCAACAGTACTCTCACTCTCTACAAAAAGCACTTATAATGTAAGTCTGAAAGGCGACGTATGGACAAAACACAATGCTTATCATCTGATTAGTGAGCTTAGGTTCAGAAGTATGCCTTTTGACTTTTTCGGCATCGGCAACCAAACACTGGAAGCAAATAAAGACAGGCTGGTACAACGCCAGATCAGGGCATTTTTCGACGTAGAAAAAAACATTCTTCCCTTCTTTTATACAGGCGTATCCTTAGGCTTTGAAAACTATAATTTCAAAGACAAAGTGCCAGGTGGAATTTACGACACAGACCCGGCAGTTCTGGGCCAGAATGGAGGATCAGTACTTTTTCTTGGTGTATCTCAAACCTATGATACCAGGAATTCAAACAATTACCCTACCAAAGGTTTTTTTGGAAGAGTATCCTATCAATATGCCCCGAATGTCTTCGGCGGAAATGATTTTACAGGCAGTCAGATCAAAGTAGTTGTACGTAACTTCTGGCCGTTAGCTAAAAAGTTCGTATTGGGCGTAAACGGGATTTATTATACTATACAAAGCAAAAGTACCCCATTCTATCTCTTACCACAACTCGGTAATGACGAGATCATGCGTGGCTATTATTCAGGCCGTTACAGAGATGAAAACTTACTCGCTGCACAAACAGAATTACGCTACCGCTACAATAACCGTTTTGGTTTAGTTGCATTTGGTGGTGGCGGGCGTGTTTTTGCGAACGGAGACTTCTCCTTCAAACAATTTAAACCCTCTTACGGAGCAGGCGTAAGATACTTCTACGACCCGGCCAAAGGCCTGAGCGTAAGAGCAGATTATGCAGTTGGAGAGAAAAGACCGAACGAAGCCAGACAATCAGGATTTTACCTGAGCCTGGCAGAAGCATTTTAA
- a CDS encoding TonB-dependent receptor, with protein sequence MYYSTEIKKFYSTIFILTLYALTANAQTKGTLKGKITDEKNNVLAGASVILEPDHSVAISDKNGSFELNHLYTGTYTLKVTAVGFSSYTIETEINSTNKPISIKLHTAENGLDEVNISTGHHNPDNLIDMVNSIMPSTIITRKTIEQMGSRRLDEVLKEQTGLAIVSDIGSGNRAVGLQMQGFDSGYTMIMIDGQPMVGRNSGNFDLSRITVSNIERIEIIKGASSCLYGSEALAGVVNIVTRKNITQPQGLAALRYGSYNLVDATLEGETPFAGKKGSAYLSANYYRTDGFNANPYLKEGKTAPPFDSYSLQGRGRYMLNEISTLNFNGRYTTRHSVNELNYGVRPSTDVLDERDLNGSLSLNNNFRNGLRLKTQYYLTRYQTEQDITDLNSGALIPGNRFTQYLHRAEVQATQELARNLNLTGGIGGAYEHLNDVSYRGSKDMSNYFAYFQADWKPTAKIGITGGARYDYHDKYGSKVNPSIGFRYTPIKDLTFKAAIGTGFKTPNFQQLYLVFTNLQTGYTVLGAEEFSREIQILKDAGQISSVWPIASRVGQLKPERSVSYSTGFTLTAIKSLKLDVNVFYNDIKNFINSEQVATKTSGQQIFSYVNIARAYLTGTEISLNWNATRSLNINAGYQLLYAIDRGVVDSIKTGQGLYGQIYDTDKNVMRRSVRPDYFGMANRSRHMANIKFTYEHEKSGLTGSFRVNYRSKYGFMEANRANNFIDKYDTFVRSFFLFNASVQKTFYNKHLSVQLTADNLFDYRDQLMPAQQGRTIVGGITWKFFKDQP encoded by the coding sequence ATGTATTACAGCACTGAAATCAAAAAATTCTACAGCACTATATTTATCTTAACTCTGTATGCACTTACAGCAAATGCCCAAACCAAAGGTACGCTGAAAGGAAAAATAACAGACGAGAAGAATAATGTACTTGCCGGTGCGTCTGTTATACTCGAACCAGACCATAGCGTTGCAATCAGTGATAAAAACGGAAGTTTCGAGCTTAACCATCTTTATACGGGAACCTACACCCTCAAAGTAACCGCCGTAGGATTTAGTTCTTATACCATAGAAACCGAGATCAATTCAACGAACAAACCTATCAGCATTAAACTTCATACCGCAGAAAACGGGCTGGACGAAGTCAATATCAGCACCGGTCATCATAATCCGGATAACCTGATTGACATGGTAAACTCTATCATGCCCAGCACCATTATTACCCGCAAAACCATTGAACAAATGGGCAGCCGCAGACTGGATGAAGTATTGAAAGAACAAACCGGGCTTGCCATTGTCAGTGACATAGGCTCAGGCAACAGAGCAGTTGGCTTGCAGATGCAGGGATTTGACAGCGGTTATACTATGATTATGATTGACGGCCAGCCCATGGTAGGCCGTAATTCAGGAAACTTCGACCTTTCCCGCATTACAGTATCCAATATTGAACGTATTGAAATCATTAAGGGTGCATCCTCCTGCTTATACGGAAGTGAAGCGCTCGCAGGCGTTGTGAATATTGTGACCCGTAAAAACATTACCCAGCCACAAGGACTTGCCGCCTTACGTTATGGAAGTTATAATCTTGTGGATGCGACTCTGGAAGGTGAAACACCCTTTGCCGGCAAAAAAGGATCAGCCTATCTGTCTGCAAACTATTACCGCACCGATGGTTTCAATGCAAACCCCTACCTGAAAGAAGGAAAAACTGCTCCGCCATTTGACAGTTACTCCCTGCAAGGAAGAGGCAGATATATGCTCAATGAAATTTCTACACTGAACTTTAACGGCCGTTATACGACCCGTCATTCCGTTAATGAACTAAATTATGGCGTAAGACCAAGTACTGACGTCCTGGATGAACGTGACCTTAACGGATCGCTCTCCTTAAACAACAATTTCAGAAACGGTTTAAGACTAAAGACACAATACTACCTGACCCGTTATCAAACAGAACAGGACATTACCGATCTCAATAGCGGGGCATTGATTCCGGGAAACAGGTTTACCCAATACCTGCACAGGGCAGAAGTTCAGGCAACGCAGGAATTAGCCAGAAACCTGAATCTCACAGGTGGAATTGGTGGTGCATACGAACATTTAAATGATGTCTCCTACCGCGGATCAAAAGACATGAGCAATTACTTTGCTTACTTTCAGGCAGATTGGAAACCAACTGCTAAAATCGGAATTACTGGTGGTGCACGTTACGACTATCATGACAAATATGGCAGCAAAGTCAATCCAAGTATTGGATTCCGTTATACGCCGATCAAAGATTTAACTTTTAAAGCGGCTATCGGTACCGGATTTAAAACACCGAACTTCCAGCAACTCTACCTGGTCTTTACCAATCTTCAAACCGGATATACTGTATTAGGAGCGGAAGAATTTTCCAGGGAAATACAAATCCTGAAAGATGCAGGCCAGATCAGCAGTGTCTGGCCCATTGCCAGTCGTGTAGGTCAGTTGAAACCAGAACGTTCTGTTTCTTACAGCACAGGCTTTACACTTACCGCCATCAAATCTCTTAAGCTGGATGTCAATGTATTTTATAACGACATTAAAAACTTCATCAACTCCGAACAAGTCGCTACAAAAACCAGCGGACAGCAGATATTTTCTTACGTAAATATTGCCAGAGCTTACCTGACAGGAACTGAAATAAGCTTGAACTGGAATGCAACACGCTCCCTGAACATTAATGCCGGTTACCAGTTACTTTATGCCATAGACCGTGGTGTCGTAGACTCCATTAAAACCGGGCAAGGCCTTTACGGGCAAATTTATGATACCGATAAAAATGTGATGCGGAGATCTGTCAGGCCGGATTACTTCGGTATGGCAAACCGCTCCCGCCACATGGCTAATATCAAGTTCACCTATGAACACGAAAAATCCGGATTAACAGGTTCCTTCAGAGTAAACTACCGCAGCAAATATGGCTTTATGGAAGCCAACCGTGCCAATAACTTTATTGATAAATATGACACATTTGTCCGCAGCTTTTTCCTTTTCAATGCCTCCGTACAAAAGACTTTTTACAATAAACACCTTTCTGTTCAGCTCACAGCCGATAACCTGTTCGATTACCGAGATCAGCTTATGCCAGCACAACAAGGCCGCACTATTGTAGGCGGGATTACCTGGAAATTCTTTAAAGACCAACCTTAA
- a CDS encoding O-methyltransferase, whose product MALQFISDYLKHRLTSKSRHGTHSPFVYHLVDEVIYDFNSKTEYKGIEEQRKKLLNDDALITVTDLGAGSHLNKNRTKKVKEIAKNALKSPRLAQLIYRLAKNSKPANLIELGTCLGITTAYLSKACPDSDIITIEGCPETAKKAYENFQDLELDNIELQVGNFDVLLPVVIEQAPKLDFVYIDGNHRKDATINYFKWCLPKVHEDSLLIFDDIYWSKGMKEAWEEIKNHPDVTVTVDLFWIGLVYFKKGQKKEHFKIKF is encoded by the coding sequence ATGGCATTACAATTCATCAGCGATTATCTGAAGCATCGTTTAACCTCTAAGAGCAGGCATGGCACCCATTCACCTTTTGTTTATCATTTGGTGGATGAGGTAATTTACGATTTTAACTCCAAAACTGAATACAAAGGTATTGAGGAACAAAGAAAAAAACTTTTAAATGACGATGCTTTAATCACGGTTACTGATCTTGGTGCTGGTTCTCATCTGAACAAAAACCGCACAAAGAAGGTAAAAGAAATTGCTAAGAATGCTTTGAAATCACCAAGGTTAGCGCAGCTGATTTATCGCCTGGCAAAAAATAGTAAGCCTGCTAATTTGATTGAGCTGGGTACCTGCCTTGGAATTACAACTGCTTATTTATCGAAAGCTTGTCCTGATTCAGATATCATTACGATTGAGGGATGCCCGGAAACTGCCAAAAAAGCTTATGAGAATTTTCAGGATCTTGAACTGGATAATATAGAGTTACAAGTGGGGAATTTTGATGTATTGTTGCCGGTTGTAATTGAGCAGGCCCCAAAGCTGGATTTTGTTTATATCGACGGTAACCACCGTAAAGATGCCACAATAAATTACTTTAAATGGTGTTTGCCAAAGGTGCATGAAGATTCATTGCTGATCTTCGATGACATTTACTGGAGCAAAGGAATGAAAGAAGCATGGGAAGAAATCAAGAACCACCCGGATGTAACGGTAACGGTAGATTTGTTCTGGATCGGACTGGTTTACTTCAAAAAAGGCCAGAAAAAAGAACATTTCAAGATTAAGTTTTAA
- a CDS encoding helix-turn-helix transcriptional regulator: MIVKAKISDLDEWLFIEDVPDIYSPNNTLAEKQVMIQRPPVQMVNYQLTTGGMFLMHSTMLFDESTNIHTDINGETITSQFIFYKNASGKKMSTASHGNSRHNIRYIPSTQASHELIAKVEYTYFMIVLSKDYYFSLIDRHSILHERFVRDIEKGQFTSFSNEDMAVTPEMRRVINEIRDCRQMGELKRLHTESKILELLMYQLEQLRNDGGGSVKQDLFKTGDFDRLEQARTILNERYVTPPTHKELAKEILLNEFKLRTGFKEYYGVTMYDYITRLRMEKARRLLLEEEMSVYEVSGLTGFKHQANFSKAFKKYFGILPSGVRA; the protein is encoded by the coding sequence ATGATAGTCAAAGCTAAAATTTCAGATCTTGACGAATGGTTATTCATTGAAGACGTCCCTGACATTTACTCTCCTAACAATACACTGGCAGAAAAACAGGTGATGATCCAGCGCCCGCCAGTACAAATGGTCAATTATCAGCTAACAACCGGAGGTATGTTTCTGATGCACTCCACTATGCTGTTTGACGAATCCACCAATATCCATACCGATATTAACGGAGAAACCATTACCAGTCAATTTATCTTCTATAAAAATGCATCGGGAAAAAAGATGTCAACTGCATCACATGGTAACAGCCGGCATAACATTCGTTACATTCCCTCTACCCAGGCCAGTCATGAATTAATTGCCAAAGTAGAATATACCTATTTTATGATTGTCCTTTCGAAGGATTACTATTTCTCTTTAATAGATCGTCACTCCATTTTACACGAACGATTTGTCAGGGATATAGAAAAAGGACAATTTACCTCTTTCTCTAACGAAGATATGGCTGTTACGCCCGAGATGAGAAGAGTGATCAACGAAATCCGGGATTGCCGGCAGATGGGAGAATTAAAAAGGCTTCATACCGAATCCAAAATACTTGAACTACTAATGTATCAGCTCGAGCAGTTGAGAAACGATGGTGGCGGTTCTGTCAAACAAGATCTCTTTAAAACCGGGGATTTTGACCGGCTGGAACAAGCCCGTACAATCTTAAACGAAAGATACGTGACCCCTCCTACCCATAAAGAACTGGCCAAAGAAATTTTGCTCAATGAATTTAAACTCCGTACAGGGTTTAAAGAATACTATGGCGTAACCATGTACGACTATATTACCAGGCTGCGTATGGAAAAAGCCCGGCGTTTATTACTCGAAGAAGAAATGAGTGTATATGAAGTCTCAGGTCTTACCGGTTTCAAACATCAGGCTAATTTCAGCAAAGCATTTAAAAAGTATTTTGGCATCCTGCCAAGTGGAGTCAGAGCATAA
- a CDS encoding DUF6686 family protein produces the protein MCKTIVLSSGKDTAISHCPCCNVFYIWHNNLLLNFTHNDFLNFKDIIQNFSFSETSLPFPDKKERILLRTPNEDISFAFTHDELDSFRSMLNEAMFMKEVYTLMGTEPGTNH, from the coding sequence ATGTGCAAAACAATAGTTTTAAGTTCAGGAAAAGACACTGCAATATCACATTGCCCATGCTGCAATGTATTTTACATCTGGCACAACAATCTATTGTTAAACTTCACCCACAATGATTTTTTAAACTTTAAAGACATCATTCAAAACTTCTCTTTCTCAGAAACCAGTCTGCCCTTTCCAGATAAAAAAGAGAGAATATTATTGCGTACCCCTAATGAAGACATCAGCTTTGCCTTTACACACGATGAACTGGATTCCTTCCGGTCTATGCTCAACGAAGCCATGTTTATGAAAGAAGTTTATACCCTGATGGGAACAGAGCCCGGAACAAATCATTAG
- a CDS encoding FecCD family ABC transporter permease has translation MKPVFFYFLLTAALLVALSFSLGLGAMDIPVKDVLVILLRKVGLFQAHPVAEQYETVIRIVRLPRVILGVLVGAGLGISGAAVQGIFRNPLAEPGLIGISAGASLIAVAIIALEVGVLAGLGNLLGYYLLAFGAFAGAGIAAMLVYQISRSDGKPNVATMLLAGIAINALAGALTGLITYLANEQQLRNITFWMLGSLAGATWETVLALLPFVLIPVVLLPFMGKALNAFALGEAQADHLGLKVNQVKRRVVILATMAVGAAVAVSGVIGFVGLLVPHTIRLFIGVDNKYVLPASALLGALILTLADMIARTIVSPVELPIGVITALLGTPLFLYILIKDKKKLLQ, from the coding sequence ATGAAGCCTGTTTTTTTTTATTTCTTATTAACTGCGGCCTTGCTGGTCGCTTTATCTTTTTCTCTGGGCTTAGGGGCAATGGATATTCCGGTTAAAGATGTGCTGGTTATTTTATTGCGGAAGGTTGGTCTTTTTCAAGCGCATCCGGTTGCAGAGCAGTATGAAACTGTGATCCGGATTGTACGTTTACCAAGGGTTATCCTGGGGGTGCTGGTGGGTGCAGGCTTAGGTATATCAGGAGCTGCGGTTCAGGGTATTTTCAGAAACCCGCTTGCTGAGCCAGGATTGATTGGTATTTCGGCAGGGGCTTCTTTAATTGCTGTAGCGATTATTGCATTGGAGGTTGGTGTACTTGCCGGTCTTGGTAATTTATTAGGTTATTATCTGCTGGCATTCGGGGCTTTTGCGGGCGCGGGTATAGCAGCAATGCTGGTTTATCAGATTTCCCGCTCAGACGGGAAGCCAAATGTGGCAACGATGTTGTTGGCAGGAATTGCAATTAATGCGTTGGCTGGTGCTTTAACTGGATTAATTACTTACCTGGCTAATGAACAGCAGCTGCGCAATATTACGTTTTGGATGCTGGGCAGTCTGGCGGGGGCAACCTGGGAAACGGTACTGGCTTTATTGCCTTTCGTTTTGATCCCGGTGGTATTGCTTCCTTTTATGGGCAAGGCTTTAAATGCTTTTGCTTTGGGAGAAGCGCAGGCAGATCATCTGGGGCTGAAAGTAAATCAGGTGAAACGCCGTGTGGTCATCCTGGCCACTATGGCAGTTGGTGCTGCGGTTGCAGTCTCCGGGGTTATTGGTTTCGTCGGCTTGTTAGTACCGCATACGATCCGCTTATTTATAGGAGTGGACAATAAATATGTATTGCCTGCATCGGCTTTACTGGGTGCGTTAATCCTGACTTTGGCAGATATGATTGCAAGAACTATAGTTTCGCCGGTAGAATTACCTATTGGAGTGATCACTGCACTTTTGGGAACACCATTGTTCCTGTATATTTTAATTAAAGACAAGAAGAAATTGCTTCAATAA